Proteins encoded by one window of Arachis hypogaea cultivar Tifrunner chromosome 1, arahy.Tifrunner.gnm2.J5K5, whole genome shotgun sequence:
- the LOC112800847 gene encoding uncharacterized protein produces the protein MYQGWDNQRWEEPYAYDQSSWQQPPPMHYEEEPFYDAYQSNGYGESPCDFQEPPPYAYDPYPQHDPQPHSQAYFQQTPPYDHDPYPPYQPPFEPYEPYMEPQFQDYYSQEPPQYTPPPYQEEPPSYNEPFLQNDEPSHPPQSLMDETLGVLLQGQEEMTRDVQQFMTALDEVVNWLASQLLDTQETPIATCGESKEEHSLKERLETSVEKEECYFVLEQLEEPMTIEEKEEVVEDLGDAELPWEPRVIENPSKKIEVDVEEECAQPPRHIPYEDLEGVKQELSSLGDEDHASNILGEESFEFEEPSPNEFESDVEVDFSQPPIYDLSDGEELDEVDEQRIESEKVFEKVEAIKDENKGVELASTLEIPLPKPPPSTLSFKWVNSLYSSFIIPLEYGLLETDGQLRYICGFKSKKEMVSGWKHHSRFTMVTCPKLDSKGWCITRVHGSRRMFGHLVENSPCSPPTWINDNQLGDGCEDKIWDPGTYEDQHWEPMVCEELHQSLEILILNDGAYWKSKHWWKFQDEYKHKPP, from the coding sequence atcaaatggctatggtgaatctccttgtgattttcaagaaccaccaccatatgcctatgatccatatcctcaacatgaccctcaaccacactcacaagcctattttcaacaaacacctccatatgaccatgatccttacccaccataccaacctccttttgaaccatatgagccatacatggaaccacaattccaagattactactcccaagaaccacctcaatacacaccaccaccttaccaagaagaaccaccttcctataatgaaccctttctccaaaatgatgaaccctcccatccaccccaatctctaatggatgaaaccctcggtgttcttcttcaaggacaagaggagatgacaagggatgtgcaacaattcatgactgccttggatgaggtggtaaactggctagcatcccaacttttggacactcaagaaactcccatagctacatgtggagaatctaaagagGAGCATAGCttaaaggagagattggaaacttcggtggaaaaggaggaatgctactttgtgttagaacaattggaggaacctatgaccattgaagaaaaggaagaagtggttgaagacttaggagatgcggaacttccatgggagcctagagttatagaaaacccctccaagaagattgaagttgatgttgaggaggaatgtgcacaacctccaaggcatatcccatatgaagacttggaaggagtaaagcaagaattgagttcccttggtgatgaagatcatgcatccaatattcttggtgaagaatcctttgaatttgaagaaccttctcccaatgaatttgaaagtgatgtggaggtagatttctctcaacctcccatttatgacttgagtgatggagaagagttagatgaagttgatgaacaaaggattgaaagtgaaaaagtttttgaaaaggtggaggcaatcaaggatgaaaacaagggagtagagcttgcaagcacattggagatacctctccccaagccaccaccatccactctctcattcaagtgggtaaattccttgtactcaagctttattattccccttgaatatggtttgcttgaaacggatggtcaacttagatatatttgtggctttaagagtaaaaaggagatggttagtggttggaagcatcattctaggttcactatggtcacatgtccaaagcttgatagcaaaggttggtgtataactagagtacatgggtctagaaggatgtttggtcaccttgttgagaattcaccttgctcaccacccacatggattaatgataatcaacttggagatgggtgtgaagacaaaatatgggatccgggaacatatgaggatcaacattgggagcccatggtttgtgaagaactccatcaaagcttggagatattaatcttgaatgatggagcttattggaagtccaagcattggtggaagttccaagatgaatacaagcacaagccaccttga